One stretch of Anolis carolinensis isolate JA03-04 chromosome 3, rAnoCar3.1.pri, whole genome shotgun sequence DNA includes these proteins:
- the LOC100557158 gene encoding beta-1,4-galactosyltransferase 3 isoform X3, translating into MAFWRKSTLSRIENPCFLIFLIIFQAIFILLLYRGSSSVVLQDHLDIPNQVDYSKTEDVYTNLSLYAPVLDKTTMRYCTSDTVMNVGPLTITFDILPSERTIIDKNPYVQSGGCYSPPHCLASYKTAVIVPHRNRERQLHHFLYYLHPFLQRQQLYYCIYLIHQDGSGPFNRAKLLNVGVREALKDDDWDCLLLHNVDLIPENDYNVYICEEYYPKLMSSAIDVLDYSLPYWTFFGGVTALTPEHYMKINGFPNTYWDRDGENDDIAKRIQIVGMKIVRTPLVIGRYKTVDGTQLSDFPQEIRPQLHTRETWKDDGMNSLDFKLLAKKKNL; encoded by the exons ATGGCGTTTTGGAGGAAATCCACACTTTCTCGCATTGAAAATCCTTGTTTCCTAATTTTCTTGATAATCTTTCAAGCAATATTTATCTTGCTACTGTACAGAGGCAGCTCTTCAGTTGTGCTTCAGGATCATTTAGATATACCTAACCAAGTGGACTATTCAAAAACAGAAGATGTGTATACAAATCTCAGTTTGTATGCCCCTGTTCTTGATAAAACAACTATGCGATACTGCACATCCGATACTGTGATGAATG TTGGACCCTTGACTATCACCTTCGATATCCTACCCAGTGAAAGAACAATAATTGACAAAAACCCATATGTCCAGTCGGGTGGCTGCTATAGCCCTCCTCATTGCCTAGCCAGTTACAAAACTGCTGTCATCGTACCCCACAGGAATCGTGAGAGGCAGTTGCACCACTTTCTCTATTACCTTCATCCCTTCCTCCAGCGTCAACAGCTTTACTACTGTATCTACTTGATCCATCAG GATGGAAGTGGTCCATTTAACCGAGCAAAACTCCTTAATGTTGGAGTCCGTGAGGCCCTGAAGGATGATGACTGGGACTGCCTGCTTCTGCACAATGTGGATCTCATTCCAGAGAATGATTATAATGTTTATATCTGTGAAGAATATTACCCCAAACTCATGTCTTCTGCCATTGACGTGTTAGATTACAg cTTGCCCTACTGGACATTTTTTGGTGGCGTGACTGCTTTAACGCCAGAACATTACATGAAGATCAATGGATTTCCAAACACTTACTGGGATCGAGATGGTGAAAATGATGACATTGCTAAAAG GATACAAATTGTAGGAATGAAAATAGTTCGGACGCCACTTGTTATTGGACGATATAAAACGGTGGATGGTACACAACTGTCTGATTTTCCACAGGAAATAAG ACCCCAGTTACACACGAGGGAAACATGGAAAGATGATGGAATGAATTCTCTTGACTTCAAACTTCTGGCAAAGAAGAA AAACCTTTAA
- the LOC100557158 gene encoding beta-1,4-galactosyltransferase 3 isoform X2 — protein MAFWRKSTLSRIENPCFLIFLIIFQAIFILLLYRGSSSVVLQDHLDIPNQVDYSKTEDVYTNLSLYAPVLDKTTMRYCTSDTVMNVGPLTITFDILPSERTIIDKNPYVQSGGCYSPPHCLASYKTAVIVPHRNRERQLHHFLYYLHPFLQRQQLYYCIYLIHQDGSGPFNRAKLLNVGVREALKDDDWDCLLLHNVDLIPENDYNVYICEEYYPKLMSSAIDVLDYSLPYWTFFGGVTALTPEHYMKINGFPNTYWDRDGENDDIAKRIQIVGMKIVRTPLVIGRYKTVDGTQLSDFPQEIRPQLHTRETWKDDGMNSLDFKLLAKKNRNL, from the exons ATGGCGTTTTGGAGGAAATCCACACTTTCTCGCATTGAAAATCCTTGTTTCCTAATTTTCTTGATAATCTTTCAAGCAATATTTATCTTGCTACTGTACAGAGGCAGCTCTTCAGTTGTGCTTCAGGATCATTTAGATATACCTAACCAAGTGGACTATTCAAAAACAGAAGATGTGTATACAAATCTCAGTTTGTATGCCCCTGTTCTTGATAAAACAACTATGCGATACTGCACATCCGATACTGTGATGAATG TTGGACCCTTGACTATCACCTTCGATATCCTACCCAGTGAAAGAACAATAATTGACAAAAACCCATATGTCCAGTCGGGTGGCTGCTATAGCCCTCCTCATTGCCTAGCCAGTTACAAAACTGCTGTCATCGTACCCCACAGGAATCGTGAGAGGCAGTTGCACCACTTTCTCTATTACCTTCATCCCTTCCTCCAGCGTCAACAGCTTTACTACTGTATCTACTTGATCCATCAG GATGGAAGTGGTCCATTTAACCGAGCAAAACTCCTTAATGTTGGAGTCCGTGAGGCCCTGAAGGATGATGACTGGGACTGCCTGCTTCTGCACAATGTGGATCTCATTCCAGAGAATGATTATAATGTTTATATCTGTGAAGAATATTACCCCAAACTCATGTCTTCTGCCATTGACGTGTTAGATTACAg cTTGCCCTACTGGACATTTTTTGGTGGCGTGACTGCTTTAACGCCAGAACATTACATGAAGATCAATGGATTTCCAAACACTTACTGGGATCGAGATGGTGAAAATGATGACATTGCTAAAAG GATACAAATTGTAGGAATGAAAATAGTTCGGACGCCACTTGTTATTGGACGATATAAAACGGTGGATGGTACACAACTGTCTGATTTTCCACAGGAAATAAG ACCCCAGTTACACACGAGGGAAACATGGAAAGATGATGGAATGAATTCTCTTGACTTCAAACTTCTGGCAAAGAAGAA CAGAAACCTTTAA
- the LOC100557158 gene encoding beta-1,4-galactosyltransferase 3 isoform X1 — protein sequence MAFWRKSTLSRIENPCFLIFLIIFQAIFILLLYRGSSSVVLQDHLDIPNQVDYSKTEDVYTNLSLYAPVLDKTTMRYCTSDTVMNVGPLTITFDILPSERTIIDKNPYVQSGGCYSPPHCLASYKTAVIVPHRNRERQLHHFLYYLHPFLQRQQLYYCIYLIHQDGSGPFNRAKLLNVGVREALKDDDWDCLLLHNVDLIPENDYNVYICEEYYPKLMSSAIDVLDYSLPYWTFFGGVTALTPEHYMKINGFPNTYWDRDGENDDIAKRIQIVGMKIVRTPLVIGRYKTVDGTQLSDFPQEIRPQLHTRETWKDDGMNSLDFKLLAKKKYPLYMNITVDIGAAPMISLQGKKEGNKTSFGNL from the exons ATGGCGTTTTGGAGGAAATCCACACTTTCTCGCATTGAAAATCCTTGTTTCCTAATTTTCTTGATAATCTTTCAAGCAATATTTATCTTGCTACTGTACAGAGGCAGCTCTTCAGTTGTGCTTCAGGATCATTTAGATATACCTAACCAAGTGGACTATTCAAAAACAGAAGATGTGTATACAAATCTCAGTTTGTATGCCCCTGTTCTTGATAAAACAACTATGCGATACTGCACATCCGATACTGTGATGAATG TTGGACCCTTGACTATCACCTTCGATATCCTACCCAGTGAAAGAACAATAATTGACAAAAACCCATATGTCCAGTCGGGTGGCTGCTATAGCCCTCCTCATTGCCTAGCCAGTTACAAAACTGCTGTCATCGTACCCCACAGGAATCGTGAGAGGCAGTTGCACCACTTTCTCTATTACCTTCATCCCTTCCTCCAGCGTCAACAGCTTTACTACTGTATCTACTTGATCCATCAG GATGGAAGTGGTCCATTTAACCGAGCAAAACTCCTTAATGTTGGAGTCCGTGAGGCCCTGAAGGATGATGACTGGGACTGCCTGCTTCTGCACAATGTGGATCTCATTCCAGAGAATGATTATAATGTTTATATCTGTGAAGAATATTACCCCAAACTCATGTCTTCTGCCATTGACGTGTTAGATTACAg cTTGCCCTACTGGACATTTTTTGGTGGCGTGACTGCTTTAACGCCAGAACATTACATGAAGATCAATGGATTTCCAAACACTTACTGGGATCGAGATGGTGAAAATGATGACATTGCTAAAAG GATACAAATTGTAGGAATGAAAATAGTTCGGACGCCACTTGTTATTGGACGATATAAAACGGTGGATGGTACACAACTGTCTGATTTTCCACAGGAAATAAG ACCCCAGTTACACACGAGGGAAACATGGAAAGATGATGGAATGAATTCTCTTGACTTCAAACTTCTGGCAAAGAAGAAGTATCCTCTTTATATGAACATTACTGTGGATATTGGGGCTGCACCCATGATCTCTCTTCAGGGCAAAAAAGAAGGGAATAAAACAAGTTTTGGCAACTTGTGA